Genomic DNA from Phaeobacter porticola:
AGCGGCCGAAGATCTGCACCTTGACGCCCCGTGCCTCGGTTGCGGCAGCAAAGCGGGTGATCTCATCATGGCTCATATCAACCAGATTGAACTGGATTGAATCCGGGGCGCGCTGCTCCGGTGCCAGTGGCGCGGGCACGTCGATATGCGGCGAGCGGTTGAGCTGATCAGCCACATAATCGTGGTTCTTCAGCCCATCGCGGACCCGGCGTGCCAGTTCCGGCAGTTGCGGACGGATCACCACAGCGGAGAGGTTGCTCATCCGCAGATTATAAAGCGGCAGTTGGTTCTGCCATTTGGCAAAGGCCTGCTCCAGATCGCCGGTGTTGTCGCCGGGGGCGGATTTATGCTTCTTCCAATTGTGTTCGTAGGCGCCGGACATGATCACGGCGCGGGCCACCAGATCGGCATCATTGGTGACCAGAATACCGCCTTCGCCAGCGTTGATCATCTTGTAGGACTGGAAAGAGAAACAGCCGATAGCGCCCAGCGTGCCGATATTGCGGCCATGCCAAGTGGTGCCAAGCGAATGGGCGGCATCCTCAATCACCGGAATGTCCCGCGCCTGACAGAGCGCCATGATCGCATCCATATCAGAGGTATGGCCGCGCATATGGCTGATGATCACCGCCTGCACATCGTCTAGCTTGGTCTCAAAATCGGCCATGTCGATGCGGTAGTTCGCGCCCACCTCGCAGAGCACCGGCACGCAGTCGGCATGCAAGATAGAGGAGGGGACAGCGGCGAAGGTAAAGCCGGGGATCAGCACACGGGCATCACGGGGCAGATCCAGCGCCTTCAGCGACAGGAACAGAGCGGCCGAACAAGACGACACCGCCAGCGCGTATTTGCTGCCAAGGAGCTGGGCGAATTCTTCCTCTAGCAGGGCGACCGGTGCATCCTGTGGCGCGGTGTAGCGAAACAGATCGCCAGAGTGCATCAACGCCTCAAGCGCTGTGCGCGCGGCCTCCGGGATGGGTTCTGCCTGATGGACATTCGGGACCTGCGACGGGGATGTCTGGCTCATATTTCAAAATCCTGAAGTTACCTTTTCAAAAATATAAAAGGTCTACGGGCAAATGCCAAGCACCCCCGGCAGGGGCGGCGGGTTTTGGCGGATAATTTCACGAAACTGTTGCTTTGCACCTGTCCGGGCAGCGTCGGCGCGCCGTTTTGAAGCGCGCGTCGCGGGATCTTAGATGCCCAGCCTGTCGCGCAGCGCATACCAGGTCATCGCTAGCGCCAGAAGCGGGCTGCGCATGGCCGTGCCGCCGGGGAAGGCAGGGGCGGGCACGCGCGCCATTGTGTCGAACCCGTCTCCGTCGCCCGCAACGGCCAGCGCCATCAGCTGTCCGGCATGGGTGGCGGTGCCGACGCCATGGCCGGAATAGCCCGAGGCGCTGAGGATATTGGGGGCAAGCCGGGCCAGATATGGCATCCGTTTCAGGGTGATGGCCAATGTACCGCCCCAGGCGTAGTCGATTTTTACATCCCGCAGATGCGGGAAAATCTCCGTCATTGGCTTGCGCACGGTGGCGGCGATATCGCTGGGGAAGCGGTAGCCATAGCTTTCGCCGCCGCCAAACAACAGCCGCCCGTCATGGCTGAGCCGGAAGTAATTCACCACAAATTTGCTATCGGCCACGGCCACATCACGGGCCAATACCTGTGCGGCGTCGGCGCCAAGCGGTTCGGTCGCGGCGATGAAATTGTTGATTGGCATCACCCGCGCGGCCACCTGCCGGTTGAGGCCGCCGAGATAGCCGTTGCAGGCCAGGATCAGATGATCGGCGGTGACCTGCCCTTCGGCGGTGCGCAGGCGGATCTGCGCGCCGTCTTCGATGTCCAGAACCTCGCTGCCCTCGCAGATCTGCACCCCGGCAGCTGCGGCGGCACGGGCCAGGCCGAGCGCATAGGCCAGTGGATGCAGATGGCCCGCCCCCATATCGAGCGAGCCGCCGACATAGGCGGGCGAGGGGCAGATGGCCTGCAATGCAGCCTTGTCCAGCGCGGTTATGTCGCCATAGCCATAGCGGGTTTGCAGATGTTCGACATAGCGGTGCTCGTGGCTGACGTCACTTTTGGAAAAACAGGCATGGGCGATGCCGGGTTTCAGATGACAGTCGATGTCGTGGCGGGTGATCAGGGATTTCACCAGATCCTTGGCTTCCTCAGCCAGAGACCAGAGTTTGGCGGCGTCAGCATCGCCCATCAGGCTTTCCAGCCCGTCTTGTTCCATGCGCTGACCGCTGCCCAGCTGACCGCCGTTGCGGCCCGAGGCGCCAAAGCCGACACGGTTGGCCTCCAGCAGTATGACTGACCGCCCGGCCTTTGCCAGATGCAATGCGGCGGAGAGGCCGGTGTAGCCGCCGCCAACGATGCAGACATCGGCGCGGGCCTCGCCCTGCAAGGGGGCAAAGGGCGCAAGCGGTGTGGCGGTGGCCGCATACCAGCTGTTGGGGTAGGTCCCCTTCTGGTCATTGGAATAGAGCAAGTTCAATGCCATCACACACCTCAGTCACCGGCAGGCGCCGCCTTTTGAGGCCAAGCGCAACTGCCTGTCATCTTTCCATAAATACTCACCAGCGCTGACGTCGCCGCAGATGCCAGCGCTGGTAGTGTTAGACGTTCAGCAGCAGATGCTCACGCTCCCAGGGGGAGATCACCTGCAGGAACTCGTCATATTCGGCGCGTTTCACGATGGAATAAACGCGGGCAAACTCAGGCCCCAGCACCTCATGCAGCGCGCTGGCTTCTTCAAAAAGGTCCAGCGCCTGTCCCATCACCTGTGGAATATCGCCGTCACCGGCGTAGGCGTCTCCCTTGAACTGCTTACGGGGGCGTTCCTCGCGGGTGAGACCGAGATAACCACAGGCCAGCGACAATGCGATCCCAAGGTAGGGATTGCAGTCCATGCCGGCGATGCGGTTTTCCACGCGCCGCGCTTCGGGGCCGGAGAGGGGCACCCGGATGCCGGTGGTGCGGTTGTCGCGCGCCCACTCCAGATTGATCGGGGCGGCCTGTTCCTTCACGTAGCGGCGATAGGAATTCACGTAAGGCGCCATCACCGCCAGACCGGCGGGCAGATGGTTCTGCAACCCGCCGATAAAGTGATAAAACGCATCCGTTTCGCCACCTTGCGGACCGGAGAAGATGTTCTCGCCGCTTTCAATATCAAGGATCGAATGGTGAATGTGCATGGCCGATCCGGGTTCATCGGCGATGGGTTTGGCCATGAAAGTGGCAAAGCAGTCGTGCCGCAGCGCAGCCTCGCGGATCAGCCGTTTGAAGTAAAATACCTCATCGGCCAGTTTCACCGGATCGCCGTGGCGTAGGTTGATCTCCAGCTGACCGGCGCCGCCTTCCTGGGTGATGCCGTCGATCTCAAAGCCTTGGGCTTCGGCAAAGTCGTAAATATCATCGATCACCGGGCCAAATTCATCCACGGCGGTCATGGAGTAGGCCTGACGGGCCGCTGCAGGACGGCCTGATCGCCCCATCATCGGTTCAATTTCACGCGCCGGGTCAATGTTGCGCGCGACAAGGAAGAATTCCATTTCAGGTGCCACAACCGGTTGCCAACCTTTGTCATGGTACAGCTGCACCACCCGTTTCAGCACGTTGCGCGGGCTGAAGGGGATCGGTTTGTGGTCGCGGTCATAGGCGTCGTGGATCACTTGCAGGGTCCAGTCGCCGGTCCAGGGGGCGGCGGTGGCGGTGGACATGTCCGGTTTCAGGATCATGTCCTTTTCGATCCAGCCATCGTCATCCGCTGCCTCGGCCCAGTCGCCGGTGATGGTCTGGTAGAAAATGCTGTCGGGCAGGTGGAAATAATCCTGCTTGGCAAATTTGGACGCTGGCACCGCCTTACCCCGGGCGATGCCCGGCAGGTCCGAGATGATGCATTCAACCTCGTCGAGACGACGGCCCTCCAGATAGGTTTTTGCTGCATCGGGAAGCGTGTCGAGCCAGGCTGACATTAGGTCCTCTCTTTCTGAAAGAAGGCATTGAGGAAGGTTGCGATTTCACCCGATTGGACCGGGTGGTGTAATTCTGTGCTGGCGGCATCCAGGATCGCATCCGGCACCACGCCGCGTCCGCGGCTGTCGATCAGGCCACCGACAAAGCTGCTGGCGAATTCCGGGTGCGGTTGCAGTGTCCAGATGTGGTCGCCATAGGCCAGGATGCCGTTCTTGCAGTGGTCATTGCCGGCCAGCACCCGCGCGCCCTCGGGCAGAGCAGTGACCTGATCCTGATGCCACGCATTGAGCCGCAACGGTTTGCCATCCATTTGATAGGTGACCGGGCCGACGGCCCAGCCGCCGGTGAATTTCTCAACCTTGCCGCCAAGAGCCTGAGCAATGATCTGGTGGCCAAAGCAGATACCGACCAGCGGCTGCTTGCGGGCGTGGATCTCGCGGATCAGATGCTCTAGCGGCGGGATCCAGCCGTGATCTTCATAGGCGCCGTGTTTGGAGCCGGTGATCAGCCAGCCGTCTGCTGCGTCGGCACCGCTGGGGAAGACATTGTCGACCACCGCGTAGGTGTCAAAGTCAAAACCGCCGTCGGCCAGCAGGCTGCGGAACATCTGGTCATAGTTGCCCGAGTTGTCGATCAGGTTTTCGGGCGCGTGGCCGGTTTGCAGAATGCCGATTTTCATGGGTCACCAAATTTGATCAAATTAAGCCTAGCCGAGGTCCGCAGCTCAGGCAAGCGCTTGATGCGGGGCGTTGTGGGGTTTGACAGGCTGGTGTCATACCGCCTCCAGCCAGGACAGCCAATGACTCTCCGCCGGGCGCTCGGCGAAGCCTGCCTGCTCTTGGCGTTTCATCATCACCAGATTGCGGATCACGCGATCCGGGAGAATGCGGGCGATCAGGGGATCGCTGTCGAAGAGGTCGATCGCGGCTTTCCAGTCGGGGGCCAGCTGTGGCAACCCGTCAATCTCATAGATGTTGCCCTCGGACGGGGCAGGCGGCGTAGCGCCATCCTCAATCCCGACAAGGGCTGCGCCCAAGACGACTGCGAGCATCAGATAGGGGTTGATATCGCCGCCTGCGACCCGGTGTTCGATGCGGCGCGCCTTGGGGCTGCCGCCGGGGATACGGATCGCGGCGGTGCGGTTTTCATAGGCCCAGGCTGCGCTGACCGGGGCATGGGCGCCGGGCACCAGCCGGTCGTAGGAATTGCCATGTGGGGCCAGGATCAGCGTGCTGGCGGGCATCGCGGTGAGGCAGCCGGCCACCGCGTTCATCAACAGATCTGAGCCGCGTTCGGTGCCATCGTTGAAGACATTGTTGCCGTCCTCATCCTCTACCGAGAAATGCACATGCATGCCGTTACCGGCCTCTTCGGCATAGGGCTTGGCCATGAATGTGGCGGCAAAACCGTGCTTGCGGGCCAGACCTTTGACCAAGGCCTTGAACAGCCAAGCATCATCGGCGGCGCGCATGGCATCCTGATGGTTGAGGTTGATTTCAAACTGGCCCAGACCGGCCTCTGAGATGGCGGATTGGGCGGGGATGCCCATCGCGTCTGACCCGTCGTAGAGGTCGGTGAAAAACGCATCAAAGGCATCCAGCTCCGCGACAGACAGGACGGATTGCTGATCCAGCTCGCGGCCTGTGAGCG
This window encodes:
- a CDS encoding glutamine synthetase family protein — encoded protein: MSAWLDTLPDAAKTYLEGRRLDEVECIISDLPGIARGKAVPASKFAKQDYFHLPDSIFYQTITGDWAEAADDDGWIEKDMILKPDMSTATAAPWTGDWTLQVIHDAYDRDHKPIPFSPRNVLKRVVQLYHDKGWQPVVAPEMEFFLVARNIDPAREIEPMMGRSGRPAAARQAYSMTAVDEFGPVIDDIYDFAEAQGFEIDGITQEGGAGQLEINLRHGDPVKLADEVFYFKRLIREAALRHDCFATFMAKPIADEPGSAMHIHHSILDIESGENIFSGPQGGETDAFYHFIGGLQNHLPAGLAVMAPYVNSYRRYVKEQAAPINLEWARDNRTTGIRVPLSGPEARRVENRIAGMDCNPYLGIALSLACGYLGLTREERPRKQFKGDAYAGDGDIPQVMGQALDLFEEASALHEVLGPEFARVYSIVKRAEYDEFLQVISPWEREHLLLNV
- a CDS encoding type 1 glutamine amidotransferase, which codes for MKIGILQTGHAPENLIDNSGNYDQMFRSLLADGGFDFDTYAVVDNVFPSGADAADGWLITGSKHGAYEDHGWIPPLEHLIREIHARKQPLVGICFGHQIIAQALGGKVEKFTGGWAVGPVTYQMDGKPLRLNAWHQDQVTALPEGARVLAGNDHCKNGILAYGDHIWTLQPHPEFASSFVGGLIDSRGRGVVPDAILDAASTELHHPVQSGEIATFLNAFFQKERT
- a CDS encoding DegT/DnrJ/EryC1/StrS family aminotransferase, translated to MSQTSPSQVPNVHQAEPIPEAARTALEALMHSGDLFRYTAPQDAPVALLEEEFAQLLGSKYALAVSSCSAALFLSLKALDLPRDARVLIPGFTFAAVPSSILHADCVPVLCEVGANYRIDMADFETKLDDVQAVIISHMRGHTSDMDAIMALCQARDIPVIEDAAHSLGTTWHGRNIGTLGAIGCFSFQSYKMINAGEGGILVTNDADLVARAVIMSGAYEHNWKKHKSAPGDNTGDLEQAFAKWQNQLPLYNLRMSNLSAVVIRPQLPELARRVRDGLKNHDYVADQLNRSPHIDVPAPLAPEQRAPDSIQFNLVDMSHDEITRFAAATEARGVKVQIFGRSADNARAFWNWQFLRDIPELPQTRAMLMQACDVRLPVRLTRDELDVIAGILLSAMDDAMGAAAA
- a CDS encoding NAD(P)/FAD-dependent oxidoreductase, with the protein product MALNLLYSNDQKGTYPNSWYAATATPLAPFAPLQGEARADVCIVGGGYTGLSAALHLAKAGRSVILLEANRVGFGASGRNGGQLGSGQRMEQDGLESLMGDADAAKLWSLAEEAKDLVKSLITRHDIDCHLKPGIAHACFSKSDVSHEHRYVEHLQTRYGYGDITALDKAALQAICPSPAYVGGSLDMGAGHLHPLAYALGLARAAAAAGVQICEGSEVLDIEDGAQIRLRTAEGQVTADHLILACNGYLGGLNRQVAARVMPINNFIAATEPLGADAAQVLARDVAVADSKFVVNYFRLSHDGRLLFGGGESYGYRFPSDIAATVRKPMTEIFPHLRDVKIDYAWGGTLAITLKRMPYLARLAPNILSASGYSGHGVGTATHAGQLMALAVAGDGDGFDTMARVPAPAFPGGTAMRSPLLALAMTWYALRDRLGI
- a CDS encoding glutamine synthetase family protein; amino-acid sequence: MDLSHLRTIRIAACDLNGQMRGKRMPVGLADKLADGAARMPISTLNVDLWGRDVEDNPLVFETGDADGVMLPTERGAVPMPWLANPSALVPMAMYWEDGRPFMGDPRHVLADVLARYQQRGWRVVAATEMEFSLLDDSGAQPAPPIDPLTGRELDQQSVLSVAELDAFDAFFTDLYDGSDAMGIPAQSAISEAGLGQFEINLNHQDAMRAADDAWLFKALVKGLARKHGFAATFMAKPYAEEAGNGMHVHFSVEDEDGNNVFNDGTERGSDLLMNAVAGCLTAMPASTLILAPHGNSYDRLVPGAHAPVSAAWAYENRTAAIRIPGGSPKARRIEHRVAGGDINPYLMLAVVLGAALVGIEDGATPPAPSEGNIYEIDGLPQLAPDWKAAIDLFDSDPLIARILPDRVIRNLVMMKRQEQAGFAERPAESHWLSWLEAV